Proteins encoded within one genomic window of Thermococcus celer Vu 13 = JCM 8558:
- a CDS encoding ATP-binding cassette domain-containing protein, giving the protein MRVEAENLKVSYGRVWGLKGVSFNAKAERIAVVGHNGSGKTTLLSVLSGLRKPTEGRATINGEEPYSRKDKWVAIRYSFEKPQFSIPIKVKDLVETLRVNDRCSLVDELVEELGIKEFIDQRLDGLSSGQAQLCNLLMALSCDAEVVILDEPTAHLDSYRAGIIDDLLSKRKGLIIATHDPEEGEAVAEHFLILKEGRLVWEGSRRKLFAEGVYEITLAENGGKLPEEVQVVHSFGAIVVARADEELLSELFRKGIIAGFKRAGLRYAYAESR; this is encoded by the coding sequence ATGAGGGTGGAGGCAGAGAACCTAAAGGTCAGCTACGGGAGGGTCTGGGGGCTAAAAGGAGTCAGCTTCAATGCCAAGGCCGAGAGAATAGCCGTCGTGGGGCACAATGGAAGCGGAAAAACGACTCTGCTTTCAGTTCTTTCTGGTCTGAGAAAGCCAACGGAGGGGAGGGCCACTATAAACGGTGAGGAACCCTACAGCAGAAAAGACAAATGGGTCGCCATAAGGTACTCCTTTGAGAAGCCTCAGTTTTCTATTCCCATTAAGGTCAAGGACTTAGTCGAGACTCTGAGAGTAAACGACAGGTGCTCTCTTGTTGACGAACTCGTCGAAGAGCTTGGAATAAAAGAGTTCATCGATCAGCGCCTCGACGGTCTCTCCAGCGGTCAGGCACAGCTGTGCAACCTTCTCATGGCCCTTTCCTGCGATGCAGAGGTGGTCATTCTGGACGAGCCTACAGCCCATCTTGACTCATACAGGGCAGGGATAATAGATGATCTGCTTTCCAAGAGGAAGGGGCTCATAATAGCGACCCACGACCCGGAGGAAGGAGAAGCGGTGGCGGAGCACTTCCTCATACTGAAGGAGGGAAGGCTCGTATGGGAAGGTAGCAGGAGGAAGCTTTTTGCAGAGGGGGTCTATGAAATAACCCTGGCCGAAAACGGGGGCAAACTCCCGGAGGAGGTTCAAGTCGTCCACAGCTTTGGGGCAATAGTAGTAGCCCGGGCTGATGAGGAGCTTTTAAGTGAACTCTTTAGAAAGGGAATAATAGCGGGCTTCAAACGGGCGGGGTTGCGCTATGCTTACGCGGAAAGCCGTTAA
- a CDS encoding phosphorylating glyceraldehyde-3-phosphate dehydrogenase: MKVKVGVNGYGTIGKRVAYAVMRQKDMRLMGVTKTKPDFEAYRAKELGIPVYAASEEFLPRFEKAGFEVAGTLGDLLEEVDVVIDATPGGMGAKNRPLYEKAGVKAVFEGGEKASTAEVSFVAQANYEKALGRDYVRVVSCNTTGLTRTLNAIKDYIDYAYAVMIRRAADPDDSRRGPVNAIKPTVEVPSHHGPDVQTVIPVNIETTAFVVPTTLMHVHSVMVELKEPLTREDVIDIFEDTTRVLLFEKERGFESTAQLIEFARDLHREWNNLYEIAVWKESISVKGNRLFYIQAVHQESDVVPENVDAIRAMFEMAGKWESIKKTNKSLGILK, translated from the coding sequence GTGAAGGTGAAGGTCGGGGTCAACGGTTACGGAACGATAGGGAAGCGCGTGGCCTACGCGGTCATGAGGCAGAAAGATATGAGGCTCATGGGCGTGACGAAGACGAAGCCGGACTTCGAGGCCTACCGCGCGAAGGAACTCGGGATCCCGGTTTACGCCGCGAGCGAAGAGTTCCTGCCGAGGTTCGAGAAAGCAGGCTTTGAGGTCGCGGGAACTCTCGGTGATCTCCTCGAGGAGGTCGATGTTGTGATCGATGCCACCCCGGGCGGCATGGGGGCGAAGAACAGGCCCCTCTACGAAAAGGCCGGCGTCAAGGCGGTCTTTGAAGGCGGCGAGAAGGCGAGCACCGCCGAGGTCTCCTTCGTGGCCCAGGCAAACTACGAAAAAGCTCTCGGAAGGGACTACGTCAGGGTCGTCTCCTGCAACACGACGGGCCTAACGAGGACGCTGAACGCCATAAAGGATTACATCGACTACGCCTACGCCGTCATGATACGGAGGGCCGCCGACCCTGACGACAGCAGGCGCGGCCCGGTCAACGCCATAAAGCCGACCGTAGAGGTGCCGTCGCACCACGGGCCGGACGTCCAGACGGTTATTCCAGTTAATATAGAGACGACGGCCTTCGTGGTTCCGACGACGCTCATGCACGTCCACAGCGTGATGGTCGAGCTGAAGGAGCCCCTCACGAGGGAGGACGTCATCGATATCTTTGAAGATACAACTCGCGTGCTCCTCTTCGAGAAGGAGAGGGGCTTTGAGAGCACCGCCCAGCTCATAGAGTTCGCAAGGGATCTCCACCGCGAGTGGAACAACCTCTACGAGATAGCAGTCTGGAAGGAGAGCATAAGCGTGAAGGGCAACAGGCTCTTCTACATCCAGGCCGTCCACCAGGAGAGCGACGTCGTTCCGGAGAACGTGGATGCCATAAGGGCGATGTTCGAGATGGCCGGCAAGTGGGAGAGCATAAAGAAGACGAACAAGAGCCTTGGAATTCTGAAGTGA
- a CDS encoding molybdopterin-binding protein yields MFAEVLTIGDELLTGNTVDSNSAFIAKKLTERGYWVRRKTTVGDDVGEIEGVIREILERKPEVLVISGGLGPTHDDVTMLAVAEALGRKLVLCEPCLERLREFYRELHERGMIDDPNLNEARKKMAYLPEGAEPLENTEGAAPGAYIEHSGVKIFVLPGMPREMKAMLENEVLPRIGERRFIQRKLLAEITDESKLAPILSEALRRFEVRIHSSPKGFGRYIGIILFGENEGEIERAKTFMESRGIRFEEGW; encoded by the coding sequence GTGTTCGCCGAGGTGCTCACGATAGGCGACGAACTGCTGACCGGGAACACCGTGGACAGCAACTCCGCGTTCATCGCGAAGAAGCTCACGGAGAGGGGCTACTGGGTGAGGAGGAAGACGACCGTTGGAGACGACGTCGGGGAGATAGAGGGCGTCATCCGGGAGATCCTCGAGAGGAAACCCGAGGTTTTGGTGATCTCCGGCGGTCTCGGGCCGACACACGACGACGTCACGATGCTCGCGGTTGCCGAGGCCCTCGGAAGGAAACTCGTTCTCTGCGAGCCGTGCCTCGAGAGACTGAGGGAGTTCTACAGGGAACTCCACGAGAGGGGCATGATAGACGACCCCAACCTGAACGAGGCCCGGAAGAAGATGGCCTACCTTCCGGAGGGCGCGGAGCCCCTTGAGAACACCGAGGGGGCCGCACCCGGCGCTTACATCGAGCACAGCGGTGTTAAGATATTCGTGCTCCCTGGAATGCCCCGCGAGATGAAGGCCATGCTCGAAAACGAGGTGCTCCCGAGGATCGGGGAGAGGAGGTTCATCCAGAGGAAGCTCCTGGCGGAGATAACGGACGAGAGCAAGCTCGCGCCGATACTCAGCGAGGCCCTAAGGCGCTTTGAGGTCAGGATACACTCCTCACCCAAGGGATTCGGCAGGTACATCGGGATAATACTCTTCGGCGAGAACGAGGGGGAGATAGAGAGGGCTAAGACGTTCATGGAATCGCGGGGAATCCGCTTTGAGGAAGGCTGGTAA
- a CDS encoding translation initiation factor eIF-2B alpha/beta/delta subunit family protein (eIF-2BA; catalyzes the binding of GTP to IF2), whose translation MLPAEVRSILEEMRAERVRGASWLARRGAEAYIVLSGLLEGEELRRALEEMRKEIPDVNRTMASLYNLSRFMPVTGDPEVVRAKAEEFIRLSEEAKREIGNIGSELIDDNEVVITHSFSSAVLEIFRVAKRKGKHFRVILTESSPDFEGLALARELESLGVPFEIITDAQLGLFAGKATLALVGADSVTRDGAVVNKAGTYPLSLSCHDNRVPFYVAAEGFKLHPELSSDGVEIVERPYARRGYRVRNYLFDVTPWRYIRGIITELGILVPPKEI comes from the coding sequence ATGCTTCCGGCGGAGGTTCGCTCTATACTCGAGGAGATGCGCGCCGAGCGCGTAAGGGGGGCAAGCTGGCTCGCCAGAAGGGGCGCTGAGGCGTACATCGTCCTCTCCGGGTTGCTCGAGGGGGAAGAACTCAGAAGGGCGCTCGAAGAGATGAGGAAGGAGATCCCGGACGTCAACAGGACGATGGCGTCCCTCTACAACCTCTCACGCTTCATGCCGGTAACCGGAGATCCAGAAGTGGTGAGGGCAAAAGCGGAGGAGTTCATTCGCCTGAGTGAGGAGGCGAAGCGCGAGATAGGCAACATAGGGAGCGAGCTGATAGACGACAACGAGGTTGTAATCACTCACTCCTTCTCATCGGCGGTCCTCGAGATCTTCAGGGTTGCGAAGCGGAAGGGCAAGCACTTCAGGGTTATACTGACGGAGAGCTCGCCGGACTTCGAGGGGCTCGCCCTCGCGCGTGAACTTGAGTCCCTCGGCGTTCCCTTCGAGATCATAACCGACGCTCAGCTCGGCCTCTTCGCAGGTAAGGCCACGCTCGCCTTGGTCGGGGCGGACAGCGTGACGCGCGACGGGGCGGTCGTTAACAAGGCCGGGACCTACCCCCTCTCCCTCTCCTGCCACGACAACCGGGTCCCGTTCTACGTCGCGGCCGAGGGCTTCAAGCTCCATCCGGAGCTGAGCTCCGATGGGGTTGAGATAGTCGAGAGGCCCTACGCGAGGAGGGGCTACCGCGTCAGGAACTACCTCTTCGACGTTACACCCTGGAGGTACATCCGCGGAATAATCACCGAACTCGGAATCCTCGTGCCCCCGAAGGAGATTTGA
- a CDS encoding DUF4350 domain-containing protein: MRKAGMIIALILILSIVPPTAFHAVHADSGTNIQTTQIAPSDDVYVKDSTPDSNYGSYDSLYVGTYSRDNSNERAYLKFDLSGLPENAVIINATLYAYTYSGAYSTPVNISAYAVSDDSWSEDTITWNNKPPAGELLDKDLVDTDGRHWSAWNVTDFVKAEFSGDKIISFVLISDGEGSVTESIGYNSKESSYGNHPYLEVVYEVSGSSGTLVPIQEIQGNTTDGDASAYEGQTVTTEGVVTATTSKGFFIQNGTGPWSAIYVYLGTSPSVDIGDYVRVTGTVSESYGLTEITDPSVTVLGTAEVPDPVVLPTGNVSQEKWESVLVRIENVIVTNPDLGYGEWEVDDGSGPVRVDDLMYHYTPSEGQMFDYITGVLYYSYGNFKIEPRDENDILPVVPIQEIQGNTTDGDASAYEGQVVSTVGVVTFVTSSGFAIQNGTGPWSGIWVYTGSQSGVDVSVGDYVLVRAKVNEYYGFTELNYAGTDEGQREIKVMGTADVPDPVVLPTGNVSQEKWEGVLVEVRDVRVVDPDLGYGEWLVDDGSGPVRIDDKFYDYAPDHARYEYIGGILWYSYGDYKIEPRSPDDVKPYVPKIGVETFEVSGPMLRGIPRELSVKVYNHGTLEDNVTVVILANGKEIGRETQVIEVNGTAVYEFTYTPDFTGDLTVTVRVLDGTGEIADERYYHYLVVPNPYQIAYGLTPYYEMLYSREMEKVTPLYENFTGLVNELASCGVNLGDLESSVEWINATMEEIEKEYSIYEALKGLLVQQNPYRKFHYYPVMVHIRRAALMSREVKGELEYVLPILQKTYSQVEPLCHPPAPENETTPGNETGGVPTNQTNVTPSTNITIKITKVLIDASHGQYYVEQVGVSGLVEKIKDELGWEVEVNTLPLTYDLLKDYDVVMILNPKDDLTQGEIAALQEYVENGGGLFIAGDWYKYSNIESLNALTEKYGIKFNADELMDDDVNSGRPYYPFVGLYNTAHPAMKFVPEDWKIYYNGQTLTIGGEARWLIKAYDTSYSVDADGNVVNAKGTNPVVAAAVEVGKGRIIAYGSSKALSDTYYSKYINSNWPFVKGALLWLAREI; encoded by the coding sequence ATGAGAAAGGCAGGGATGATAATAGCGCTGATTTTGATACTGAGCATAGTGCCCCCAACAGCGTTCCATGCGGTCCACGCGGACTCGGGGACGAACATCCAGACCACTCAGATAGCCCCCAGCGACGACGTGTACGTCAAGGATTCGACCCCCGACTCAAACTACGGCTCCTACGACTCCCTGTACGTTGGCACGTACTCTCGGGACAATTCCAACGAAAGGGCGTATCTAAAATTCGATCTCTCAGGTCTCCCCGAAAACGCCGTTATAATCAACGCGACCCTCTACGCGTACACATACAGTGGGGCGTACTCCACCCCAGTTAACATCAGTGCATACGCGGTCTCCGACGATTCATGGAGCGAGGACACAATAACCTGGAACAATAAGCCTCCCGCCGGGGAGCTCCTCGATAAGGACCTTGTTGATACAGATGGCAGGCACTGGTCTGCGTGGAACGTCACGGACTTCGTCAAGGCGGAGTTCTCGGGCGACAAGATCATCAGCTTTGTTCTAATCTCAGACGGTGAAGGGTCGGTCACGGAGAGCATAGGTTATAACTCCAAGGAGAGCAGTTATGGAAATCATCCTTACCTCGAAGTGGTTTATGAAGTCTCCGGATCTTCGGGAACTTTGGTTCCTATCCAGGAGATCCAGGGCAACACCACCGACGGGGACGCCTCGGCCTACGAGGGTCAGACCGTCACCACCGAGGGGGTCGTTACCGCAACCACCTCAAAAGGCTTCTTCATCCAGAACGGCACGGGGCCATGGAGTGCAATCTACGTCTATCTTGGGACTTCTCCAAGCGTGGACATCGGCGACTACGTCAGGGTGACCGGGACGGTCTCGGAGTCATATGGCTTAACCGAGATAACGGATCCAAGTGTAACCGTCCTTGGAACCGCCGAGGTTCCGGATCCAGTCGTTCTTCCAACTGGTAACGTCTCCCAGGAGAAGTGGGAGAGCGTCCTCGTCAGGATCGAGAACGTCATCGTTACCAACCCCGACCTTGGCTACGGCGAGTGGGAGGTTGACGACGGCAGCGGTCCCGTCAGGGTCGATGACCTGATGTATCACTACACCCCCAGTGAGGGACAGATGTTCGATTACATCACGGGTGTGCTGTATTACTCGTACGGCAACTTCAAGATCGAACCGAGGGACGAAAACGATATCCTGCCGGTAGTCCCGATTCAGGAGATCCAGGGCAACACCACCGACGGGGACGCCTCGGCCTACGAGGGTCAGGTCGTGAGTACGGTGGGTGTGGTGACCTTCGTTACTTCCAGCGGCTTTGCCATCCAGAACGGCACGGGGCCGTGGAGCGGAATCTGGGTCTACACCGGAAGCCAATCCGGGGTTGACGTCAGCGTTGGAGATTACGTACTGGTTCGGGCGAAGGTCAACGAGTATTATGGTTTCACGGAGCTCAACTATGCGGGTACGGATGAAGGCCAGAGAGAGATAAAAGTCATGGGGACCGCCGATGTTCCCGACCCCGTGGTTCTCCCAACTGGTAACGTCTCGCAGGAGAAGTGGGAAGGGGTACTCGTTGAGGTCAGGGACGTTAGGGTCGTCGACCCCGACCTCGGCTACGGCGAGTGGCTCGTCGATGATGGAAGCGGCCCGGTCAGGATAGACGACAAATTCTATGACTATGCCCCGGACCACGCGAGGTACGAGTACATCGGGGGGATCCTGTGGTACTCCTACGGGGACTACAAGATAGAGCCTCGCTCCCCCGATGACGTGAAACCCTACGTCCCGAAGATAGGTGTGGAGACCTTCGAGGTCTCGGGCCCCATGCTCAGGGGGATTCCACGGGAGCTGAGTGTCAAGGTTTACAACCACGGAACCCTCGAGGACAACGTTACAGTTGTTATACTCGCCAACGGAAAGGAAATAGGCCGGGAGACTCAGGTTATCGAGGTCAACGGGACCGCTGTTTACGAGTTCACGTACACTCCGGACTTCACGGGCGACCTTACCGTAACCGTTCGCGTCCTCGATGGAACCGGCGAGATAGCGGACGAGAGGTACTACCATTACCTGGTCGTCCCCAACCCGTACCAGATCGCCTACGGCCTGACACCCTACTACGAGATGCTCTACAGCAGGGAAATGGAGAAAGTGACCCCGCTCTACGAGAACTTCACGGGACTTGTCAACGAGCTCGCCTCCTGCGGCGTTAACCTTGGAGACCTCGAGTCCAGCGTGGAGTGGATCAACGCCACCATGGAGGAGATAGAGAAGGAGTACTCCATATACGAGGCCCTCAAGGGCCTGCTCGTCCAACAGAACCCATACAGGAAGTTCCACTACTACCCCGTCATGGTGCACATCAGAAGGGCCGCGCTGATGAGCAGGGAAGTGAAGGGTGAGCTCGAGTACGTGCTTCCCATCCTTCAGAAGACCTACTCTCAGGTGGAGCCCCTCTGCCACCCGCCGGCACCGGAAAACGAAACAACACCCGGAAACGAAACCGGTGGAGTCCCCACGAACCAGACGAACGTCACCCCGTCGACCAACATAACGATTAAGATAACCAAAGTCCTCATCGACGCATCCCACGGGCAGTACTACGTGGAGCAGGTCGGCGTCAGCGGGCTCGTCGAGAAGATCAAGGACGAGCTCGGCTGGGAGGTGGAGGTAAACACGCTACCGCTCACCTACGACCTGCTTAAAGACTACGATGTCGTGATGATCCTCAACCCGAAGGACGACCTGACGCAGGGCGAGATTGCGGCGCTTCAGGAGTACGTCGAGAACGGTGGCGGACTCTTCATAGCCGGGGACTGGTACAAGTACTCCAACATCGAGAGCCTCAACGCCTTGACTGAGAAGTACGGCATCAAGTTCAACGCCGATGAACTTATGGACGACGATGTGAACAGCGGAAGGCCATACTATCCGTTCGTCGGGCTCTACAACACCGCCCACCCGGCGATGAAGTTCGTTCCGGAGGACTGGAAGATCTACTACAACGGCCAGACCCTTACCATCGGCGGCGAGGCCAGGTGGCTGATCAAGGCATACGATACCTCCTACTCGGTTGATGCCGACGGAAACGTGGTCAACGCCAAGGGCACCAACCCCGTGGTCGCGGCCGCCGTAGAGGTCGGAAAGGGCAGAATAATAGCCTACGGCTCGAGCAAGGCCCTGAGCGACACCTACTACAGCAAGTACATAAACAGCAACTGGCCGTTCGTTAAGGGCGCCCTCCTATGGCTCGCCCGCGAGATCTGA